From a region of the uncultured Desulfatiglans sp. genome:
- a CDS encoding hypothetical protein (Evidence 5 : Unknown function): protein MVFLANLGVNLHVCLCGHIQVASAQTLDCLDIGQTGTRREAVGLSTRRV, encoded by the coding sequence ATGGTCTTTTTGGCCAATCTCGGCGTCAATCTGCACGTTTGCTTGTGCGGCCACATCCAGGTCGCCTCCGCACAAACGCTTGATTGCCTTGATATTGGCCAAACCGGGACCCGTCGCGAAGCGGTGGGACTGAGCACCCGAAGGGTGTGA